One genomic region from Calditrichia bacterium encodes:
- a CDS encoding caspase family protein, with the protein MNRSSKILDYFWVDESGNETKYGSINIGGFIDQETYPGHLWRFKSGNQIMGEYITGSEEEPMYMITNPDAKLLQFEDFTATYNPEAMTQIPYGFTTEYLPQTFWSKDEVYDLTTAESATIEFYVMCSDTAQEILVALSQTRKPYGDPEADALTFRFRPELLDIWVRSKFYDNWVDYDDLDVDDISMGTNFWQKYRIEISKTALRVAIDDKYLIKADLTNIDFPLKGYFGFDIFGKQGYEHTTIGYMGVLIEHHGKAAPVATQPAETQQPAAGEQPASTGTRGAEVLTATLPDATLDKPGKYYAIVIAVQDYEDGGPNDLDYPIQDAQRVINTLTQFYTFDMENITFLQNPKKDQITDVFDRHLDKITPNDNLLIFYAGHGYWDERMNQGFWLPADAEKNRRSRWLSNGTIRDYINGIRTRHTLLVTDACFSGGIFKTRAAFNDADRSTNELYKLPSRKALTSGTLKEVPDKSVFVKYLLKKLEENTDNYLSSQALYTQIRGPVTNNSPNAQVPVFGVIRETGDEDGEFIFVRRK; encoded by the coding sequence TGACCAGGAAACATATCCGGGACATCTGTGGCGGTTTAAATCCGGTAATCAAATAATGGGTGAGTATATTACCGGTTCAGAAGAAGAACCGATGTATATGATAACAAATCCGGATGCCAAACTTCTCCAATTCGAAGATTTTACAGCAACTTACAATCCTGAAGCAATGACCCAAATACCTTATGGATTTACCACAGAATATCTTCCGCAAACGTTTTGGAGCAAAGATGAAGTTTACGATTTGACCACTGCAGAATCGGCAACCATCGAGTTTTATGTGATGTGCTCAGATACCGCTCAGGAAATTCTCGTCGCATTATCGCAAACCCGCAAACCATACGGTGATCCCGAAGCTGATGCGCTGACATTCCGGTTCCGCCCGGAATTGCTGGATATTTGGGTTCGCTCAAAATTTTATGACAATTGGGTCGATTACGATGATCTTGATGTTGATGACATCAGCATGGGGACCAATTTCTGGCAGAAATACCGGATCGAAATCAGTAAAACCGCACTTCGGGTTGCAATCGATGATAAGTATTTGATAAAAGCTGACTTAACAAATATCGATTTCCCGTTAAAAGGCTATTTTGGTTTCGATATTTTTGGAAAACAGGGTTATGAACATACGACCATTGGATACATGGGCGTGTTGATTGAACATCACGGAAAAGCAGCCCCAGTCGCTACACAGCCGGCAGAAACCCAACAACCGGCTGCCGGGGAGCAACCCGCATCCACCGGCACGCGCGGCGCGGAAGTGCTTACCGCAACGCTGCCTGATGCAACGCTGGATAAACCCGGAAAATATTATGCCATTGTTATCGCCGTACAGGATTATGAAGATGGCGGACCAAACGATCTCGATTATCCGATTCAGGATGCCCAACGGGTTATCAACACGCTGACGCAATTTTACACGTTTGATATGGAAAATATTACTTTTCTGCAGAATCCCAAAAAAGACCAGATTACAGACGTGTTTGACCGGCATCTGGATAAAATTACCCCAAATGATAACCTGCTGATTTTTTACGCCGGTCACGGCTATTGGGATGAGCGGATGAATCAGGGATTTTGGCTGCCCGCAGATGCAGAGAAAAACAGGCGATCGCGCTGGTTGTCCAACGGCACGATCCGCGATTACATCAACGGTATTCGCACCCGCCACACGCTGCTGGTGACGGATGCATGTTTTAGCGGCGGAATTTTCAAAACCCGCGCTGCGTTCAACGATGCGGATCGTTCCACCAACGAGCTGTATAAATTACCCAGCCGCAAAGCCCTCACCAGCGGAACGCTGAAAGAAGTGCCGGACAAAAGTGTATTCGTCAAATATTTGTTGAAAAAGCTGGAAGAAAATACGGATAATTACCTTTCGAGCCAGGCGTTGTACACCCAGATTCGCGGACCGGTGACAAACAATAGTCCCAATGCGCAAGTCCCGGTATTCGGTGTGATCCGCGAAACCGGCGACGAAGACGGTGAGTTCATTTTCGTTCGCCGAAAATAA
- the scpA gene encoding methylmalonyl-CoA mutase has translation MSQFPDFANMELDLTAAKADLAAWEQRFTEETGKSPDQTRWMTHEQIPVKPLYTANDLREAKHLGYTAGIPPYLRGPYATMYVMRPWTVRQYAGFSTAEESNAFYRRNLAAGQKGLSVAFDLATHRGYDSDHPRVVGDVGKAGVAIDSILDMKILFDSIPLKDISVSMTMNGAVLPVMAFYIVTALEQGAKMAQLAGTIQNDILKEYMVRNTYIYPPEQSMRIIADIFEFTSQHMPKFNSISISGYHMQEAGAPADLEMAYTLADGLEYVRTGLKAGIDIDSFAPRLSFFWGVGMNYFMEIAKMRAARVIWASLIKPFNPKSEKSMALRTHSQTSGWSLTEQDPFNNVTRTCIEAMAAALGHTQSLHTNSLDEAIALPTDFSARIARNTQLFLQDETGICNVIDPWGGSYYVESLTHELLKKGWAHIQEIESLGGMAKAIETGVPKMRIEEAAARRQAMIDAGKEVIIGVNKYRLEKEAPIDILEVDNSAVRESQIARLQKLRAERDDAKVQAALNAITKCAETGEGNLLALSVEAAKVRASLGEISDAMEKVFGRHTATIRSITGVYSSAFGENMQVEKVRKMTDDFAEKEGRRPRIMIAKMGQDGHDRGAKVIATAFADLGFDVDIGPLFQTPEETARQAVENDVHIVGMSSLAAGHKTLLPQLVEALRKLGREDIMVVIGGVIPSQDYQFLFDHGASAIFGPGTVIPEAAEQVLIELSKRVFD, from the coding sequence ATGAGCCAATTTCCTGATTTTGCAAATATGGAACTGGATTTAACCGCAGCAAAAGCGGATCTGGCGGCATGGGAACAGCGATTTACCGAGGAAACCGGCAAATCACCCGACCAAACCCGCTGGATGACCCATGAACAAATTCCCGTCAAACCGCTATATACCGCCAACGATCTCCGCGAAGCGAAACACCTCGGTTACACCGCCGGAATCCCGCCGTATTTACGCGGCCCATACGCCACGATGTATGTGATGCGCCCGTGGACCGTGCGCCAATATGCCGGATTTTCCACTGCGGAAGAGAGCAACGCGTTTTATCGCCGGAATCTGGCTGCCGGGCAAAAAGGGCTTTCGGTGGCGTTCGATCTGGCGACACATCGCGGTTACGACAGCGATCACCCACGGGTGGTCGGCGATGTCGGCAAAGCCGGTGTGGCAATCGACAGCATTCTCGATATGAAAATCCTGTTCGACAGTATTCCGCTGAAAGACATCTCCGTTTCGATGACGATGAATGGTGCAGTTTTGCCGGTGATGGCTTTTTACATCGTCACAGCGTTGGAGCAGGGCGCAAAGATGGCACAGCTCGCCGGAACCATCCAGAATGACATCCTAAAAGAATATATGGTGCGCAATACTTACATTTACCCACCCGAACAGTCGATGCGCATCATCGCCGATATTTTTGAATTTACTTCGCAGCACATGCCCAAATTCAACAGCATCAGCATTTCCGGCTACCACATGCAGGAAGCCGGGGCGCCGGCGGATCTCGAAATGGCTTACACCCTCGCTGACGGATTGGAATATGTCCGCACCGGATTGAAAGCGGGCATCGATATTGATTCTTTTGCGCCGCGACTCTCGTTTTTCTGGGGCGTCGGGATGAATTATTTTATGGAGATCGCCAAAATGCGCGCAGCGCGGGTGATCTGGGCATCGCTGATAAAACCGTTCAATCCCAAAAGTGAAAAATCTATGGCGCTGCGAACCCATTCGCAAACCTCGGGTTGGAGCCTCACCGAGCAGGACCCGTTCAATAATGTGACCCGAACCTGCATCGAGGCGATGGCGGCGGCACTCGGGCATACCCAATCGCTGCACACCAATTCGCTGGACGAAGCGATAGCCCTGCCGACAGATTTTTCCGCGCGAATCGCCCGGAATACGCAGCTCTTTTTGCAGGATGAAACCGGCATCTGCAACGTGATCGACCCGTGGGGCGGATCGTATTATGTGGAATCGCTGACCCACGAGCTGCTCAAAAAAGGTTGGGCGCATATTCAGGAAATCGAATCGCTGGGCGGAATGGCGAAGGCGATTGAAACCGGTGTGCCGAAAATGCGCATCGAGGAAGCCGCCGCGCGCCGTCAGGCGATGATTGATGCGGGAAAAGAAGTGATCATCGGAGTGAACAAATACCGGTTGGAAAAAGAAGCGCCGATCGACATTCTGGAAGTGGATAACTCTGCGGTTCGGGAATCTCAAATTGCGCGATTGCAGAAATTGCGTGCAGAGCGCGATGACGCGAAAGTGCAGGCTGCGTTGAACGCCATCACCAAATGTGCGGAAACCGGCGAGGGAAATTTGCTGGCACTGTCCGTTGAAGCTGCGAAAGTGCGCGCATCGCTCGGCGAAATTTCCGATGCGATGGAAAAAGTATTCGGTCGCCACACCGCAACCATCCGCTCGATTACCGGCGTTTACAGCAGCGCATTCGGAGAAAATATGCAAGTTGAAAAAGTTCGCAAAATGACCGACGATTTCGCCGAAAAAGAGGGACGCCGTCCGCGAATCATGATTGCCAAAATGGGGCAGGACGGGCACGATCGCGGCGCAAAAGTGATTGCCACTGCCTTCGCCGATCTCGGGTTTGACGTGGATATCGGCCCGCTGTTCCAAACGCCGGAAGAAACCGCCCGTCAGGCAGTGGAAAACGATGTGCACATCGTTGGGATGAGCTCGCTGGCAGCCGGACACAAAACGTTGCTGCCGCAACTGGTGGAAGCGTTGCGCAAACTGGGTCGCGAAGATATTATGGTGGTGATTGGCGGCGTGATTCCGTCGCAGGATTATCAATTTTTATTCGATCACGGCGCGTCCGCGATTTTTGGTCCCGGAACCGTGATCCCGGAAGCGGCGGAACAGGTGCTGATCGAGTTGTCCAAACGGGTGTTTGATTAA
- the can gene encoding carbonate dehydratase — translation MRILKHLFENNRKWAASLKESDPDFFSKLSRQQNPEYLWIGCSDSRVPANQIVDLLPGEIFVHRNIANQVIHTDLNCLSVIQFAVEVLKVKHIIVCGHYGCGGVKAAIDDQEHGLIDNWLQHIKDVYRQHQSKVDALPGEQEKVDLLCELNVREQVINVCHTTILQNAWKSGQNVSVHGWIYRIDDGLLKDLSIFVNGEDDLNELRQVK, via the coding sequence ATGCGAATACTAAAACATTTGTTCGAAAACAACAGAAAATGGGCTGCGAGCCTGAAAGAATCCGACCCGGATTTCTTTTCGAAATTGTCCCGGCAGCAAAATCCGGAGTATTTGTGGATCGGCTGTTCGGACAGCCGCGTGCCGGCAAACCAGATTGTCGATTTGCTTCCCGGTGAAATTTTTGTGCACCGGAACATCGCCAATCAGGTGATTCACACCGATCTGAATTGCCTTTCGGTGATCCAGTTTGCGGTGGAAGTGCTAAAGGTAAAGCACATCATCGTTTGCGGGCATTACGGCTGCGGTGGTGTAAAAGCAGCAATCGATGATCAGGAGCACGGATTAATCGACAACTGGCTGCAGCATATCAAAGATGTGTATCGCCAGCACCAATCGAAAGTTGATGCGCTGCCCGGCGAGCAGGAAAAAGTGGACCTGCTCTGCGAGCTGAATGTGCGGGAACAGGTGATCAACGTTTGCCACACAACCATTTTGCAGAATGCCTGGAAATCCGGTCAAAATGTTTCCGTGCACGGTTGGATTTACCGCATTGATGACGGGCTGTTGAAAGATTTGTCGATTTTCGTGAATGGCGAGGATGACTTGAACGAGCTTCGGCAGGTAAAATAA